Proteins encoded by one window of Puntigrus tetrazona isolate hp1 chromosome 25, ASM1883169v1, whole genome shotgun sequence:
- the chst6 gene encoding carbohydrate sulfotransferase 6 produces MGDSSTLRSSCHVSALQRSSYRRLLAVTPPTACQSLLKATSQSSTFRVLQRKPFIFECQRVAEQEVNKAGSMLRWRVSKPTVLSLVLIQAAAVVLLYGWYSRPPSPNTAESEGKVHVLLLSSWRSGSSFLGQVFNQHPDVFYLMEPGWHVWTSIHQAGARNLRMAVRDMIRSIFQCDMSVMDSYMPQPRNVSNLFMWSHSRALCSPPACFLTARDEISKEQDCKQHCDTRGLKLAEAACRTYSHVVLKEVRFFELDSLYPLLRDPSLDLRIIHLVRDPRAVLRSREQSVKALVKDSAIVLEQANVPEKDKSYKVLQEICRSHVRIYETATLKPPDFLKGRYKMVRYEDLVRNTLAEIEAMYEFVGLEMTESLQEWIYRITHGKGKGTKKEAFKITSRNAEDVSLAWRTTLPFEKVQHIQEVCKGAMTLLGYKTVDSEKEQKLLDLDVLVPRERYQFSWLPSKSTTAKVSKT; encoded by the exons ATGGGAGATTCGTCCACTCTGAGAAGTTCATGTCACGTTAGTGCTCTTCAGAGATCATCTTACAGAAGGCTGCTCGCTGTGACCCCGCCCACCGCCTGCCAATCACTCTTAAAGGCCACGTCTCAAAGTTCCACATTCAGAGTTTTACAACGCAAACCTTTTATCTTCGAATGCCAACGCGTTGCCGAGCAGGAG GTGAATAAAGCAGGCAGTATGCTGCGATGGAGAGTGTCGAAGCCCACTGTGCTGAGTCTGGTATTAATACAGGCGGCTGCAGTGGTACTTCTGTATGGCTGGTACAGTCGTCCTCCATCTCCCAACACGGCCGAGTCCGAGGGCAAGGTGCATGTGCTGCTGCTGTCCTCCTGGAGGTCCGGCTCCTCGTTCCTGGGGCAGGTGTTCAACCAGCACCCAGACGTCTTTTACCTGATGGAGCCCGGTTGGCACGTGTGGACCTCTATACACCAGGCCGGCGCGCGAAACCTGAGGATGGCGGTGCGTGACATGATCCGCAGCATCTTTCAGTGCGACATGTCGGTGATGGACTCGTACATGCCTCAGCCGCGCAACGTCTCCAACCTCTTCATGTGGAGCCACAGCCGTGCGCTCTGCTCGCCGCCTGCTTGCTTCCTCACGGCACGTGACGAGATCAGCAAAGAGCAGGACTGTAAACAGCATTGCGATACGCGAGGCTTGAAGCTCGCAGAGGCGGCGTGCCGAACCTACAGCCACGTGGTTCTGAAAGAGGTGCGCTTCTTCGAGCTGGACTCACTGTATCCACTGTTGCGTGACCCAAGCTTGGATCTTCGCATCATCCATCTGGTTCGTGACCCTCGTGCGGTGCTCCGTTCCCGTGAGCAGTCGGTCAAAGCCCTGGTAAAAGACAGCGCTATCGTCCTTGAGCAGGCCAATGTCCCAGAAAAGGATAAGTCGTACAAGGTCTTGCAGGAGATTTGTCGCAGCCACGTGCGGATTTACGAAACCGCCACTTTAAAGCCTCCCGATTTCTTAAAGGGCCGTTATAAAATGGTGCGTTATGAGGATCTCGTGCGCAACACATTGGCGGAGATCGAAGCCATGTACGAGTTTGTGGGTCTGGAGATGACGGAAAGCCTGCAGGAGTGGATCTACCGCATCACGCACGGGAAGGGCAAGGGCACGAAAAAGGAGGCCTTCAAGATCACCTCACGAAACGCCGAGGACGTCTCCCTGGCCTGGCGCACCACCTTACCCTTCGAGAAGGTCCAGCACATCCAGGAGGTCTGCAAAGGAGCCATGACTCTGCTGGGGTATAAGACGGTGGACAGCGAGAAGGAGCAGAAGCTGCTGGATTTAGACGTGCTCGTCCCACGAGAGCGCTATCAGTTCAGCTGGCTGCCTTCCAAAAGCACAACCGCAAAAGTATCGAAAACATAA
- the spire2 gene encoding protein spire homolog 2 isoform X1 translates to MARSANRSDQDGDARVSSPAERSEIRELSLEEVLESYEQPINEEQAWAVCFQCCRELRAPRPPGLLIRAPSSIVLHRDGAVTARLESGDDCNSNHVSAADGKLVQSMGLAIYRALDWGLDESEERELSAQLERLIEFMVGGQDSSESKHCSSNAAKDEGYSGQEEDDEEEEEEGADHGVHTVHRVMALCARRLANPALAPEHYQAVCRALFLETLELQTFLSRIRDAKEMLKKIRTEEPQEDSSAAELDALQHADWARLWVQLMKELRQGVKLKKVEEQPFNPLPTEFSLTPFEMLMQDIRSRKYKLRKVVVDGNIPTCVKRNAHELILDFIRSRPPLKPVSERSLPPPPQRHQSLHDRVLAEIRQDHKLRPVEPSSSKRSELHATACVTSVALLWRIRPFTAVFCRSPAFGSLPCLAHTCQCGIKSTSCIDLSITGAGSRPPSRPRVLLKAPTLAEMEEMSIFEDEDSPDGVDIRRVESSPTPLKRDRSFSEHDLDELRGEVMSESPPLTGGGPLRGERPRSHTLTGVGPPHVYQASFPVFDRMPSSACHSSSSSDKRYEGAASDKLSRHQWMEEFSHPVDSLALTVDEVINVRRILIKAEMEKYAQNKELYNNLKKGKICCCCRVKFRLLSWPSTCLLCKRSCLHFHEHFLQCGILTSFSLPIITVHAFLSLSFRSVCSSCSAKMKIPYKKMAHIPVYTVGFHSSAKSHKSEVYKSLCSLSRHSVEEEFPHLYAAGCNLRDVCSDCTKFVADVISSSRRSLDIINSTPTRNKRTASAHPHPASQPHAFCRMSK, encoded by the exons ATGGCCAGGTCGGCGAACAGGAGCGACCAGGACGGAGACGCGAGGGTCTCCTCTCCCGCGGAGAGGTCTGAGATCAGGGAGCTGTCTCTGGAGGAGGTGCTGGAGTCTTACGAGCAGCCCATCAACGAGGAGCAGGCTTGGGCGGTGTGTTTCCAGTGCTGCAGAGAGCTGCGAGCGCCGCGCCCGCCGGGGCTCCTGATCCGGGCTCCGTCATCGATCGTCCTGCACAGAGACGGCGCGGTCACGGCGCGTCTGGAAAGCGGCG ATGACTGTAATTCAAATCATGTTTCTGCTGCTGATGGAAAG ctggtTCAGTCCATGGGTTTGGCGATCTACCGCGCTCTGGACTGGGGCCTGGATGAGAGCGAGGAGCGGGAGCTGAGCGCTCAGCTCGAACGGCTCATCGAGTTTATGGTTGGCGGTCAGGACAGCAGTGAAAGCAAACACTGCAGCAGTAATGCAGCTAAAGACGAGGGCTACAGTGGCCAAGAagaggatgatgaagaagaagaggaggaaggcGCAGATCATGGTGTTCATACGGTTCATCGGGTGATGGCGCTCTGTGCCCGCAGACTGGCAAATCCAGCGCTGGCTCCCGAGCACTACCAGGCCGTGTGTCGAGCGCTTTTTCTGGAGACTCTTGAGCTGCAGACATTTCTCAGCAGAATAAGAGACGCCAAAGAG ATGCTGAAGAAGATCAGGACAGAGGAACCGCAGGAGGACAGTTCCGCGGCTGAGCTCGATGCTCTTCAACACGCCGACTGG GCTCGGCTCTGGGTGCAGCTGATGAAGGAGCTGAGGCAGGGTGTGAAGCTGAAGAAGGTGGAGGAGCAGCCCTTTAACCCTCTGCCCACAGAGTTCAGCCTCACGCCCTTTGAGATGCTCATGCAAGACATCCGTTCACGCAAATATAAACTACGCAAAGTTGTG GTAGATGGAAACATACCCACTTGTGTGAAACGAAATGCTCACGAGCTGATCTTGGACTTCATCAGATCAAGACCCCCTCTCAAACCA GTGTCCGAGCGCAGCCTGCCTCCTCCTCCCCAGCGGCACCAGTCGCTCCACGACCGAGTCCTGGCCGAGATCAGACAGGATCACAAGCTCAGACCCGTAGAGCCGTCCAGTTCGAAGAGAAGTGAGTTACATGCTACCGCCTGTGTCACTTCTGTAGCTCTCTTGTGGCGCATTAGACCATTTACAGCAGTGTTTTGTCGCTCTCCAGCGTTTGGCTCATTACCTTGTCTGGCACACACCTGCCAGTGCGGCATCAAATCCACTTCCTGCATAGACCTGTCAATCACGGGAGCGGGTTCCCGCCCACCGTCTCGCCCGCGCGTTCTTCTGAAGGCTCCAACGCTGGCAGAAATGGAGGAGATGAGTATATTTGAG GACGAGGACTCTCCGGACGGCGTGGATATCAGACGGGTGGAGAGCTCTCCTACACCTCTAAAGAGAGATCGCTCCTTCTCCGAACATGACCTGGATGAGCTCAGAGGGGAAGTGATGTCAGAATCGCCGCCGCTTACAGGTGGCGGACCGCTGAGAGGAGAGAGACCCAGATCACACACGCTGACGGGCGTCGGACCTCCACACGTCTATCAAG CCTCGTTTCCGGTGTTTGACAGGATGCCCTCATCTGCGTGTCACTCCTCGAGCTCCTCTGACAAGCGCTATGAAGGTGCCGCGTCCGACAAACTCTCAAGACATCAGTGGATG GAGGAGTTCAGTCACCCCGTGGACAGCCTGGCCTTAACAGTCGATGAAGTAATTAATGTTCGGAGGATACTCATCAAGGCCGAGATGGAGAAATACGCGCAGAACAAAGAGCTTTATAACAATCTGAAGAAAGGCAAG ATATGCTGCTGTTGCCGGGTAAAGTTTCGACTGCTTTCATGGCCGTCCACGTGCCTCCTGTGTAAAAGGTCTTGCTTGCATTTTCATGAACATTTCCTGCAGTGTGGGATATTAACATCGTTCTCTCTTCCGATCATCACAGTTCACGCGTTTTTGTCTCTGTCTTTTAGGTCTGTCTGCAGCTCTTGTAGCGCAAAG aTGAAAATCCCATACAAAAAGATGGCCCACATTCCCGTGTACACTGTGGGATTTCACAGCAGTGCGAAGAGTCACAAGAGCGAAGTCTATAA GTCTCTGTGCTCTCTCTCTAGACACTCTGTGGAGGAAGAGTTCCCTCACCTGTATGCCGCGGGCTGCAACCTGAGGGACGTGTGCTCGGACTGCACAAAGTTTGTGGCCGACGTCATTTCCTCCAGTCGCAGAAGCTTGGACATCATCAACAGCACACCCACACGCAATAAAAGGACAGCCTCGGCACATCCGCATCCCGCGTCGCAGCCGCACGCTTTCTGTAGGATGAGCAAATGA
- the spire2 gene encoding protein spire homolog 2 isoform X3 gives MARSANRSDQDGDARVSSPAERSEIRELSLEEVLESYEQPINEEQAWAVCFQCCRELRAPRPPGLLIRAPSSIVLHRDGAVTARLESGDDCNSNHVSAADGKLVQSMGLAIYRALDWGLDESEERELSAQLERLIEFMVGGQDSSESKHCSSNAAKDEGYSGQEEDDEEEEEEGADHGVHTVHRVMALCARRLANPALAPEHYQAVCRALFLETLELQTFLSRIRDAKEMLKKIRTEEPQEDSSAAELDALQHADWARLWVQLMKELRQGVKLKKVEEQPFNPLPTEFSLTPFEMLMQDIRSRKYKLRKVVVDGNIPTCVKRNAHELILDFIRSRPPLKPVSERSLPPPPQRHQSLHDRVLAEIRQDHKLRPVEPSSSKRSELHATACVTSVALLWRIRPFTAVFCRSPAFGSLPCLAHTCQCGIKSTSCIDLSITGAGSRPPSRPRVLLKAPTLAEMEEMSIFEDEDSPDGVDIRRVESSPTPLKRDRSFSEHDLDELRGEVMSESPPLTGGGPLRGERPRSHTLTGVGPPHVYQASFPVFDRMPSSACHSSSSSDKRYEGAASDKLSRHQWMEEFSHPVDSLALTVDEVINVRRILIKAEMEKYAQNKELYNNLKKGKICCCCRVKFRLLSWPSTCLLCKRSVCSSCSAKMKIPYKKMAHIPVYTVGFHSSAKSHKSEVYKSLCSLSRHSVEEEFPHLYAAGCNLRDVCSDCTKFVADVISSSRRSLDIINSTPTRNKRTASAHPHPASQPHAFCRMSK, from the exons ATGGCCAGGTCGGCGAACAGGAGCGACCAGGACGGAGACGCGAGGGTCTCCTCTCCCGCGGAGAGGTCTGAGATCAGGGAGCTGTCTCTGGAGGAGGTGCTGGAGTCTTACGAGCAGCCCATCAACGAGGAGCAGGCTTGGGCGGTGTGTTTCCAGTGCTGCAGAGAGCTGCGAGCGCCGCGCCCGCCGGGGCTCCTGATCCGGGCTCCGTCATCGATCGTCCTGCACAGAGACGGCGCGGTCACGGCGCGTCTGGAAAGCGGCG ATGACTGTAATTCAAATCATGTTTCTGCTGCTGATGGAAAG ctggtTCAGTCCATGGGTTTGGCGATCTACCGCGCTCTGGACTGGGGCCTGGATGAGAGCGAGGAGCGGGAGCTGAGCGCTCAGCTCGAACGGCTCATCGAGTTTATGGTTGGCGGTCAGGACAGCAGTGAAAGCAAACACTGCAGCAGTAATGCAGCTAAAGACGAGGGCTACAGTGGCCAAGAagaggatgatgaagaagaagaggaggaaggcGCAGATCATGGTGTTCATACGGTTCATCGGGTGATGGCGCTCTGTGCCCGCAGACTGGCAAATCCAGCGCTGGCTCCCGAGCACTACCAGGCCGTGTGTCGAGCGCTTTTTCTGGAGACTCTTGAGCTGCAGACATTTCTCAGCAGAATAAGAGACGCCAAAGAG ATGCTGAAGAAGATCAGGACAGAGGAACCGCAGGAGGACAGTTCCGCGGCTGAGCTCGATGCTCTTCAACACGCCGACTGG GCTCGGCTCTGGGTGCAGCTGATGAAGGAGCTGAGGCAGGGTGTGAAGCTGAAGAAGGTGGAGGAGCAGCCCTTTAACCCTCTGCCCACAGAGTTCAGCCTCACGCCCTTTGAGATGCTCATGCAAGACATCCGTTCACGCAAATATAAACTACGCAAAGTTGTG GTAGATGGAAACATACCCACTTGTGTGAAACGAAATGCTCACGAGCTGATCTTGGACTTCATCAGATCAAGACCCCCTCTCAAACCA GTGTCCGAGCGCAGCCTGCCTCCTCCTCCCCAGCGGCACCAGTCGCTCCACGACCGAGTCCTGGCCGAGATCAGACAGGATCACAAGCTCAGACCCGTAGAGCCGTCCAGTTCGAAGAGAAGTGAGTTACATGCTACCGCCTGTGTCACTTCTGTAGCTCTCTTGTGGCGCATTAGACCATTTACAGCAGTGTTTTGTCGCTCTCCAGCGTTTGGCTCATTACCTTGTCTGGCACACACCTGCCAGTGCGGCATCAAATCCACTTCCTGCATAGACCTGTCAATCACGGGAGCGGGTTCCCGCCCACCGTCTCGCCCGCGCGTTCTTCTGAAGGCTCCAACGCTGGCAGAAATGGAGGAGATGAGTATATTTGAG GACGAGGACTCTCCGGACGGCGTGGATATCAGACGGGTGGAGAGCTCTCCTACACCTCTAAAGAGAGATCGCTCCTTCTCCGAACATGACCTGGATGAGCTCAGAGGGGAAGTGATGTCAGAATCGCCGCCGCTTACAGGTGGCGGACCGCTGAGAGGAGAGAGACCCAGATCACACACGCTGACGGGCGTCGGACCTCCACACGTCTATCAAG CCTCGTTTCCGGTGTTTGACAGGATGCCCTCATCTGCGTGTCACTCCTCGAGCTCCTCTGACAAGCGCTATGAAGGTGCCGCGTCCGACAAACTCTCAAGACATCAGTGGATG GAGGAGTTCAGTCACCCCGTGGACAGCCTGGCCTTAACAGTCGATGAAGTAATTAATGTTCGGAGGATACTCATCAAGGCCGAGATGGAGAAATACGCGCAGAACAAAGAGCTTTATAACAATCTGAAGAAAGGCAAG ATATGCTGCTGTTGCCGGGTAAAGTTTCGACTGCTTTCATGGCCGTCCACGTGCCTCCTGTGTAAAAG GTCTGTCTGCAGCTCTTGTAGCGCAAAG aTGAAAATCCCATACAAAAAGATGGCCCACATTCCCGTGTACACTGTGGGATTTCACAGCAGTGCGAAGAGTCACAAGAGCGAAGTCTATAA GTCTCTGTGCTCTCTCTCTAGACACTCTGTGGAGGAAGAGTTCCCTCACCTGTATGCCGCGGGCTGCAACCTGAGGGACGTGTGCTCGGACTGCACAAAGTTTGTGGCCGACGTCATTTCCTCCAGTCGCAGAAGCTTGGACATCATCAACAGCACACCCACACGCAATAAAAGGACAGCCTCGGCACATCCGCATCCCGCGTCGCAGCCGCACGCTTTCTGTAGGATGAGCAAATGA
- the spire2 gene encoding protein spire homolog 2 isoform X2 yields the protein MARSANRSDQDGDARVSSPAERSEIRELSLEEVLESYEQPINEEQAWAVCFQCCRELRAPRPPGLLIRAPSSIVLHRDGAVTARLESGDDCNSNHVSAADGKLVQSMGLAIYRALDWGLDESEERELSAQLERLIEFMVGGQDSSESKHCSSNAAKDEGYSGQEEDDEEEEEEGADHGVHTVHRVMALCARRLANPALAPEHYQAVCRALFLETLELQTFLSRIRDAKEMLKKIRTEEPQEDSSAAELDALQHADWARLWVQLMKELRQGVKLKKVEEQPFNPLPTEFSLTPFEMLMQDIRSRKYKLRKVVVDGNIPTCVKRNAHELILDFIRSRPPLKPVSERSLPPPPQRHQSLHDRVLAEIRQDHKLRPVEPSSSKRTFGSLPCLAHTCQCGIKSTSCIDLSITGAGSRPPSRPRVLLKAPTLAEMEEMSIFEDEDSPDGVDIRRVESSPTPLKRDRSFSEHDLDELRGEVMSESPPLTGGGPLRGERPRSHTLTGVGPPHVYQASFPVFDRMPSSACHSSSSSDKRYEGAASDKLSRHQWMEEFSHPVDSLALTVDEVINVRRILIKAEMEKYAQNKELYNNLKKGKICCCCRVKFRLLSWPSTCLLCKRSCLHFHEHFLQCGILTSFSLPIITVHAFLSLSFRSVCSSCSAKMKIPYKKMAHIPVYTVGFHSSAKSHKSEVYKSLCSLSRHSVEEEFPHLYAAGCNLRDVCSDCTKFVADVISSSRRSLDIINSTPTRNKRTASAHPHPASQPHAFCRMSK from the exons ATGGCCAGGTCGGCGAACAGGAGCGACCAGGACGGAGACGCGAGGGTCTCCTCTCCCGCGGAGAGGTCTGAGATCAGGGAGCTGTCTCTGGAGGAGGTGCTGGAGTCTTACGAGCAGCCCATCAACGAGGAGCAGGCTTGGGCGGTGTGTTTCCAGTGCTGCAGAGAGCTGCGAGCGCCGCGCCCGCCGGGGCTCCTGATCCGGGCTCCGTCATCGATCGTCCTGCACAGAGACGGCGCGGTCACGGCGCGTCTGGAAAGCGGCG ATGACTGTAATTCAAATCATGTTTCTGCTGCTGATGGAAAG ctggtTCAGTCCATGGGTTTGGCGATCTACCGCGCTCTGGACTGGGGCCTGGATGAGAGCGAGGAGCGGGAGCTGAGCGCTCAGCTCGAACGGCTCATCGAGTTTATGGTTGGCGGTCAGGACAGCAGTGAAAGCAAACACTGCAGCAGTAATGCAGCTAAAGACGAGGGCTACAGTGGCCAAGAagaggatgatgaagaagaagaggaggaaggcGCAGATCATGGTGTTCATACGGTTCATCGGGTGATGGCGCTCTGTGCCCGCAGACTGGCAAATCCAGCGCTGGCTCCCGAGCACTACCAGGCCGTGTGTCGAGCGCTTTTTCTGGAGACTCTTGAGCTGCAGACATTTCTCAGCAGAATAAGAGACGCCAAAGAG ATGCTGAAGAAGATCAGGACAGAGGAACCGCAGGAGGACAGTTCCGCGGCTGAGCTCGATGCTCTTCAACACGCCGACTGG GCTCGGCTCTGGGTGCAGCTGATGAAGGAGCTGAGGCAGGGTGTGAAGCTGAAGAAGGTGGAGGAGCAGCCCTTTAACCCTCTGCCCACAGAGTTCAGCCTCACGCCCTTTGAGATGCTCATGCAAGACATCCGTTCACGCAAATATAAACTACGCAAAGTTGTG GTAGATGGAAACATACCCACTTGTGTGAAACGAAATGCTCACGAGCTGATCTTGGACTTCATCAGATCAAGACCCCCTCTCAAACCA GTGTCCGAGCGCAGCCTGCCTCCTCCTCCCCAGCGGCACCAGTCGCTCCACGACCGAGTCCTGGCCGAGATCAGACAGGATCACAAGCTCAGACCCGTAGAGCCGTCCAGTTCGAAGAGAA CGTTTGGCTCATTACCTTGTCTGGCACACACCTGCCAGTGCGGCATCAAATCCACTTCCTGCATAGACCTGTCAATCACGGGAGCGGGTTCCCGCCCACCGTCTCGCCCGCGCGTTCTTCTGAAGGCTCCAACGCTGGCAGAAATGGAGGAGATGAGTATATTTGAG GACGAGGACTCTCCGGACGGCGTGGATATCAGACGGGTGGAGAGCTCTCCTACACCTCTAAAGAGAGATCGCTCCTTCTCCGAACATGACCTGGATGAGCTCAGAGGGGAAGTGATGTCAGAATCGCCGCCGCTTACAGGTGGCGGACCGCTGAGAGGAGAGAGACCCAGATCACACACGCTGACGGGCGTCGGACCTCCACACGTCTATCAAG CCTCGTTTCCGGTGTTTGACAGGATGCCCTCATCTGCGTGTCACTCCTCGAGCTCCTCTGACAAGCGCTATGAAGGTGCCGCGTCCGACAAACTCTCAAGACATCAGTGGATG GAGGAGTTCAGTCACCCCGTGGACAGCCTGGCCTTAACAGTCGATGAAGTAATTAATGTTCGGAGGATACTCATCAAGGCCGAGATGGAGAAATACGCGCAGAACAAAGAGCTTTATAACAATCTGAAGAAAGGCAAG ATATGCTGCTGTTGCCGGGTAAAGTTTCGACTGCTTTCATGGCCGTCCACGTGCCTCCTGTGTAAAAGGTCTTGCTTGCATTTTCATGAACATTTCCTGCAGTGTGGGATATTAACATCGTTCTCTCTTCCGATCATCACAGTTCACGCGTTTTTGTCTCTGTCTTTTAGGTCTGTCTGCAGCTCTTGTAGCGCAAAG aTGAAAATCCCATACAAAAAGATGGCCCACATTCCCGTGTACACTGTGGGATTTCACAGCAGTGCGAAGAGTCACAAGAGCGAAGTCTATAA GTCTCTGTGCTCTCTCTCTAGACACTCTGTGGAGGAAGAGTTCCCTCACCTGTATGCCGCGGGCTGCAACCTGAGGGACGTGTGCTCGGACTGCACAAAGTTTGTGGCCGACGTCATTTCCTCCAGTCGCAGAAGCTTGGACATCATCAACAGCACACCCACACGCAATAAAAGGACAGCCTCGGCACATCCGCATCCCGCGTCGCAGCCGCACGCTTTCTGTAGGATGAGCAAATGA
- the spire2 gene encoding protein spire homolog 2 isoform X4 — protein sequence MARSANRSDQDGDARVSSPAERSEIRELSLEEVLESYEQPINEEQAWAVCFQCCRELRAPRPPGLLIRAPSSIVLHRDGAVTARLESGDDCNSNHVSAADGKLVQSMGLAIYRALDWGLDESEERELSAQLERLIEFMVGGQDSSESKHCSSNAAKDEGYSGQEEDDEEEEEEGADHGVHTVHRVMALCARRLANPALAPEHYQAVCRALFLETLELQTFLSRIRDAKEMLKKIRTEEPQEDSSAAELDALQHADWARLWVQLMKELRQGVKLKKVEEQPFNPLPTEFSLTPFEMLMQDIRSRKYKLRKVVVDGNIPTCVKRNAHELILDFIRSRPPLKPVSERSLPPPPQRHQSLHDRVLAEIRQDHKLRPVEPSSSKRTFGSLPCLAHTCQCGIKSTSCIDLSITGAGSRPPSRPRVLLKAPTLAEMEEMSIFEDEDSPDGVDIRRVESSPTPLKRDRSFSEHDLDELRGEVMSESPPLTGGGPLRGERPRSHTLTGVGPPHVYQASFPVFDRMPSSACHSSSSSDKRYEGAASDKLSRHQWMEEFSHPVDSLALTVDEVINVRRILIKAEMEKYAQNKELYNNLKKGKICCCCRVKFRLLSWPSTCLLCKRSVCSSCSAKMKIPYKKMAHIPVYTVGFHSSAKSHKSEVYKSLCSLSRHSVEEEFPHLYAAGCNLRDVCSDCTKFVADVISSSRRSLDIINSTPTRNKRTASAHPHPASQPHAFCRMSK from the exons ATGGCCAGGTCGGCGAACAGGAGCGACCAGGACGGAGACGCGAGGGTCTCCTCTCCCGCGGAGAGGTCTGAGATCAGGGAGCTGTCTCTGGAGGAGGTGCTGGAGTCTTACGAGCAGCCCATCAACGAGGAGCAGGCTTGGGCGGTGTGTTTCCAGTGCTGCAGAGAGCTGCGAGCGCCGCGCCCGCCGGGGCTCCTGATCCGGGCTCCGTCATCGATCGTCCTGCACAGAGACGGCGCGGTCACGGCGCGTCTGGAAAGCGGCG ATGACTGTAATTCAAATCATGTTTCTGCTGCTGATGGAAAG ctggtTCAGTCCATGGGTTTGGCGATCTACCGCGCTCTGGACTGGGGCCTGGATGAGAGCGAGGAGCGGGAGCTGAGCGCTCAGCTCGAACGGCTCATCGAGTTTATGGTTGGCGGTCAGGACAGCAGTGAAAGCAAACACTGCAGCAGTAATGCAGCTAAAGACGAGGGCTACAGTGGCCAAGAagaggatgatgaagaagaagaggaggaaggcGCAGATCATGGTGTTCATACGGTTCATCGGGTGATGGCGCTCTGTGCCCGCAGACTGGCAAATCCAGCGCTGGCTCCCGAGCACTACCAGGCCGTGTGTCGAGCGCTTTTTCTGGAGACTCTTGAGCTGCAGACATTTCTCAGCAGAATAAGAGACGCCAAAGAG ATGCTGAAGAAGATCAGGACAGAGGAACCGCAGGAGGACAGTTCCGCGGCTGAGCTCGATGCTCTTCAACACGCCGACTGG GCTCGGCTCTGGGTGCAGCTGATGAAGGAGCTGAGGCAGGGTGTGAAGCTGAAGAAGGTGGAGGAGCAGCCCTTTAACCCTCTGCCCACAGAGTTCAGCCTCACGCCCTTTGAGATGCTCATGCAAGACATCCGTTCACGCAAATATAAACTACGCAAAGTTGTG GTAGATGGAAACATACCCACTTGTGTGAAACGAAATGCTCACGAGCTGATCTTGGACTTCATCAGATCAAGACCCCCTCTCAAACCA GTGTCCGAGCGCAGCCTGCCTCCTCCTCCCCAGCGGCACCAGTCGCTCCACGACCGAGTCCTGGCCGAGATCAGACAGGATCACAAGCTCAGACCCGTAGAGCCGTCCAGTTCGAAGAGAA CGTTTGGCTCATTACCTTGTCTGGCACACACCTGCCAGTGCGGCATCAAATCCACTTCCTGCATAGACCTGTCAATCACGGGAGCGGGTTCCCGCCCACCGTCTCGCCCGCGCGTTCTTCTGAAGGCTCCAACGCTGGCAGAAATGGAGGAGATGAGTATATTTGAG GACGAGGACTCTCCGGACGGCGTGGATATCAGACGGGTGGAGAGCTCTCCTACACCTCTAAAGAGAGATCGCTCCTTCTCCGAACATGACCTGGATGAGCTCAGAGGGGAAGTGATGTCAGAATCGCCGCCGCTTACAGGTGGCGGACCGCTGAGAGGAGAGAGACCCAGATCACACACGCTGACGGGCGTCGGACCTCCACACGTCTATCAAG CCTCGTTTCCGGTGTTTGACAGGATGCCCTCATCTGCGTGTCACTCCTCGAGCTCCTCTGACAAGCGCTATGAAGGTGCCGCGTCCGACAAACTCTCAAGACATCAGTGGATG GAGGAGTTCAGTCACCCCGTGGACAGCCTGGCCTTAACAGTCGATGAAGTAATTAATGTTCGGAGGATACTCATCAAGGCCGAGATGGAGAAATACGCGCAGAACAAAGAGCTTTATAACAATCTGAAGAAAGGCAAG ATATGCTGCTGTTGCCGGGTAAAGTTTCGACTGCTTTCATGGCCGTCCACGTGCCTCCTGTGTAAAAG GTCTGTCTGCAGCTCTTGTAGCGCAAAG aTGAAAATCCCATACAAAAAGATGGCCCACATTCCCGTGTACACTGTGGGATTTCACAGCAGTGCGAAGAGTCACAAGAGCGAAGTCTATAA GTCTCTGTGCTCTCTCTCTAGACACTCTGTGGAGGAAGAGTTCCCTCACCTGTATGCCGCGGGCTGCAACCTGAGGGACGTGTGCTCGGACTGCACAAAGTTTGTGGCCGACGTCATTTCCTCCAGTCGCAGAAGCTTGGACATCATCAACAGCACACCCACACGCAATAAAAGGACAGCCTCGGCACATCCGCATCCCGCGTCGCAGCCGCACGCTTTCTGTAGGATGAGCAAATGA